A portion of the Halogeometricum sp. S1BR25-6 genome contains these proteins:
- a CDS encoding MBL fold metallo-hydrolase: MRVTFLGTGSAMPSPDRAQTGLLVESGDRSLLVDCGSGVLSRLAGTETGYEGVGTVLLTHHHLDHVSDLLPLLKARWLAGEMHLEVVGPVGTKRHLDGLLDVYDYMQNRVDLQVREVAAGSFSVGGFDVEATETRHSVNCLAYRFAGGDEGGGGDFVFSGDSEAFEGLANFADGAAVLAHDCSFPDEVDVSNHPTPSQLGAALAGRDIGRVYLTHLYPHTEGRHEEMLESVARGYDGDVRFARDGLRIDI; this comes from the coding sequence ATGCGCGTCACGTTCCTCGGCACCGGTAGCGCGATGCCCTCTCCCGACCGGGCGCAGACGGGCCTCCTCGTCGAGTCCGGCGACCGCTCGCTCCTCGTCGACTGCGGCAGCGGCGTCCTCTCCCGCCTCGCCGGCACCGAGACGGGCTACGAGGGCGTCGGGACGGTCCTGCTCACCCACCACCACCTCGACCACGTCTCGGACCTCCTCCCCCTGTTGAAGGCGCGGTGGCTGGCGGGCGAGATGCACCTGGAAGTCGTCGGCCCAGTTGGCACGAAACGGCACCTCGACGGCCTCCTCGACGTCTACGACTACATGCAGAACCGCGTCGACCTGCAGGTCAGAGAGGTCGCGGCCGGGTCGTTCTCGGTCGGCGGGTTCGACGTGGAGGCGACGGAGACGCGCCACTCCGTGAACTGTCTGGCCTACCGGTTCGCGGGCGGCGACGAGGGGGGCGGAGGCGACTTCGTCTTCTCCGGCGACTCGGAGGCGTTCGAGGGCCTCGCCAACTTCGCGGACGGCGCGGCCGTCCTCGCGCACGACTGCTCGTTTCCCGACGAGGTGGACGTCTCGAACCACCCAACGCCCTCGCAGTTGGGCGCCGCCCTCGCCGGCCGCGATATCGGCCGCGTCTACCTGACGCACCTCTACCCGCACACCGAGGGGCGACACGAGGAGATGCTCGAATCGGTCGCGCGAGGGTACGACGGCGACGTGCGCTTCGCGCGCGACGGTCTCCGAATCGACATCTGA
- a CDS encoding isopentenyl phosphate kinase, which produces MTTTTVLKLGGSVVTDKSAPETVDDDALDDAVGAIAEALGAGNGGADAPRLVLVHGGGSFGHHHAARHGVSDTDGTRDAEAAFAVHDAMRRLNDAVVTRLHGAGVDALPVHPLSAATRDSEARLSLPLDPVATMLAEGFVPVVQADMVTHAGAGATVLSGDELVTTLARGLDADRVGLCSTVPGVLDDDGAVIPEITAFEDVSDVLGGSDATDVTGGMAAKVRALLDLGAPAHVFGPDALADFLAGEDAGTVIRG; this is translated from the coding sequence ATGACGACCACGACCGTTCTCAAACTCGGCGGGAGCGTCGTCACCGACAAGTCCGCCCCCGAGACCGTCGACGACGACGCTCTCGACGACGCCGTCGGGGCGATAGCCGAGGCGCTCGGTGCCGGTAACGGCGGGGCGGACGCCCCGCGCCTCGTTCTCGTCCACGGCGGCGGGAGCTTCGGACACCACCACGCCGCGAGACACGGCGTCAGCGACACCGACGGCACGCGCGACGCCGAGGCGGCGTTCGCCGTCCACGACGCGATGCGACGACTGAACGACGCCGTGGTGACCCGGCTTCACGGGGCGGGCGTCGACGCCCTTCCGGTTCACCCGCTCTCGGCGGCGACGCGGGACTCGGAGGCCCGTCTCTCGCTTCCCCTCGACCCGGTGGCGACGATGCTGGCGGAGGGGTTCGTCCCGGTCGTACAGGCCGACATGGTGACCCACGCCGGCGCGGGCGCGACGGTGCTGAGCGGCGACGAACTCGTGACGACGCTGGCGCGCGGCCTCGACGCCGACCGCGTGGGACTGTGCTCGACGGTGCCGGGCGTCCTCGACGACGACGGCGCGGTGATTCCCGAGATAACGGCGTTCGAGGACGTCAGCGACGTGTTGGGCGGCAGCGACGCGACGGACGTGACGGGCGGGATGGCCGCGAAGGTGCGCGCACTCCTCGACCTCGGCGCGCCGGCGCACGTGTTCGGTCCCGACGCCCTCGCGGACTTTCTGGCCGGCGAGGACGCGGGGACCGTGATTCGCGGCTGA
- the mvk gene encoding mevalonate kinase has product MTVSSAPGKVYLFGEHAVVYGEPAVPCAIERRATVSVETREDDRVRVTAPDLSLDGFTVEYGGDGDDRPDVNVAKGLVEAGIAYVAAAVEQARDAADAPDAGFDVTVESDIPLGAGLGSSAAVVVAGIDAATRELGAPLDPEELAERAYRAEHDVQDGQASRADTFCCAVGGAVRVEGDDCRRIDAPNLPFVVGFDGGAGDTGELVAGVRSLREKYDFAADTVESIGDVVRTGESVLAAADPTDDPPESVLAELGRLMDFDHGLLEALGVSSRSLDNMVWSAREAGAHGAKLTGAGGGGCIVALDRTEETETALRFTPECEESFRAELARGGVRVEER; this is encoded by the coding sequence ATGACCGTTTCGAGCGCCCCCGGGAAGGTGTACCTGTTCGGGGAGCACGCAGTCGTCTACGGCGAACCGGCGGTTCCCTGCGCCATCGAACGCCGGGCGACCGTCTCCGTCGAGACGCGCGAGGACGACCGGGTCCGGGTCACCGCGCCCGACCTGAGCCTCGACGGGTTCACCGTCGAGTACGGCGGCGACGGCGACGACCGACCCGACGTGAACGTGGCGAAGGGCCTCGTCGAGGCCGGCATCGCCTACGTCGCCGCGGCCGTCGAACAGGCCAGAGACGCCGCCGACGCCCCGGACGCCGGGTTCGACGTGACCGTCGAGAGCGACATCCCCCTCGGCGCGGGACTCGGCTCCTCGGCGGCCGTCGTCGTCGCCGGCATCGACGCCGCGACGCGCGAACTCGGCGCACCCTTGGATCCCGAAGAACTCGCCGAACGCGCCTACCGCGCGGAGCACGACGTGCAGGACGGGCAGGCCTCCCGCGCGGATACGTTCTGCTGTGCGGTCGGCGGCGCCGTCCGCGTCGAGGGGGACGACTGCCGGCGCATCGACGCGCCGAACCTCCCGTTCGTCGTCGGCTTCGACGGCGGCGCGGGTGATACGGGGGAACTCGTCGCCGGCGTCCGGTCGCTCCGCGAGAAGTACGACTTCGCGGCCGACACCGTCGAGAGCATCGGCGACGTGGTCAGGACGGGCGAGTCGGTGCTCGCGGCGGCCGACCCGACGGACGACCCGCCGGAGTCGGTGCTGGCCGAACTCGGCCGCCTGATGGACTTCGACCACGGTCTCTTGGAGGCGCTCGGCGTCTCCTCGCGTTCGCTGGACAACATGGTCTGGTCGGCCCGCGAGGCCGGCGCCCACGGCGCGAAACTCACCGGCGCGGGCGGCGGCGGCTGTATCGTCGCCCTCGACCGGACGGAGGAGACGGAGACGGCCCTCCGATTCACGCCGGAGTGCGAGGAGTCGTTCCGCGCCGAACTCGCGCGCGGCGGAGTCAGAGTGGAGGAGCGATGA
- a CDS encoding M28 family peptidase codes for MDEERRTFLTDLLSAPSPSGFETAGQRVWMSYVEEFADEMRVDAYGNAVAVHEGDADAAEIAFTGHADEIGYIVRDVTDDGFLRIEAIGGADRTVSKGQHVTVYAENGEVPGVVGQTAIHLRETGDEEHEDLTEQFVDVGATSEAEARELVEVGDPLTVQTRIRDLHGTRTAARGMDNRVGTWAAAEALRHAVEADVDATVYAVSTVQEELGVQGAKMVSYDLNPDAAVAIDVTHATDNPDVSGKRRGPVELGEGPVVTRGSANHPAVVELARDAADGADVDVQLQAAGIRTGTDADAFYTSRSGIPSLNVGIPNRYMHTPVEVVDTEDLDGVSTLLGAMAERAADAAPFAVDI; via the coding sequence ATGGACGAAGAGCGACGCACGTTTCTGACCGACCTGCTGAGCGCGCCGAGTCCCTCCGGGTTCGAGACGGCGGGCCAGCGGGTGTGGATGTCGTACGTCGAGGAGTTCGCCGACGAGATGCGCGTCGACGCCTACGGCAACGCCGTGGCCGTCCACGAGGGCGACGCGGACGCCGCCGAAATCGCGTTCACGGGGCACGCCGACGAAATCGGCTACATCGTCCGCGACGTGACCGACGACGGCTTTCTCCGCATCGAGGCCATCGGCGGCGCGGACCGCACCGTCTCGAAGGGCCAGCACGTCACGGTGTACGCCGAGAACGGGGAGGTGCCGGGCGTCGTCGGCCAGACGGCCATCCACCTGCGCGAGACCGGGGACGAGGAGCACGAGGACCTCACCGAACAGTTCGTCGATGTGGGCGCGACGAGCGAGGCGGAGGCGCGCGAACTCGTCGAGGTCGGCGACCCGCTCACCGTCCAGACGCGCATCCGGGACCTGCACGGCACCCGGACGGCCGCCCGCGGGATGGACAACCGCGTCGGGACGTGGGCCGCGGCGGAGGCCCTGCGGCACGCCGTCGAGGCGGACGTCGACGCGACGGTGTACGCCGTCAGCACGGTGCAGGAGGAACTCGGCGTGCAGGGGGCGAAGATGGTCAGCTACGACCTCAACCCCGACGCCGCCGTCGCCATCGACGTGACGCACGCGACGGACAACCCCGACGTGTCGGGCAAGCGCCGCGGCCCCGTCGAACTCGGCGAGGGGCCGGTCGTCACGCGGGGGAGCGCGAACCACCCCGCCGTCGTCGAACTCGCCCGCGACGCCGCCGACGGTGCGGACGTAGACGTGCAGTTGCAGGCCGCGGGCATCAGAACGGGCACCGACGCCGACGCGTTCTACACCTCCCGAAGCGGCATCCCCTCCCTCAACGTCGGCATCCCGAACCGCTACATGCACACGCCCGTCGAAGTCGTCGACACCGAGGACCTAGACGGGGTGTCGACGCTG